Proteins from a genomic interval of Natator depressus isolate rNatDep1 chromosome 20, rNatDep2.hap1, whole genome shotgun sequence:
- the RBMS2 gene encoding RNA-binding motif, single-stranded-interacting protein 2 isoform X1, whose amino-acid sequence MLLSVQPRAAIATFGYNKTSKKQPYVAVAQQMAPPSPSGSNNNSGGGGGGGGGGGGGGDQLSKTNLYIRGLHPGTTDQDLVKLCQPYGKIVSTKAILDKTTNKCKGYGFVDFDSPTAAQKAVTALKASGVQAQMAKQQEQDPTNLYISNLPLSVDEQELEGMLKPFGQVISTRVLRDPNGTSRGVGFARMESTEKCEAIITHFNGKYIKTPPGIPAPSDPLLCKFADGGQKKRQPQGKYVQNGRAWPRDGDSSGMTLTYDPTTALQNGFYPTPYSLAPNRMIAQTTLAPYLPSPMSSYQVHSPSWMHHQSYLMQPTGTVLTPTMDHTISIQPASMMGPLTQQLGHLSLSSTGTYMPAAAALQGAYIPQYTPVPSSSISVEENSGQQSQVAVESPSDHAAYSYQYSK is encoded by the exons CAGCCTTATGTGGCAGTGGCCCAGCAGATGGCGCCCCCGAGTCCCAGCGGCAGCAACAACaacagcggcggcggcggcggcggcggtggGGGCGGCGGGGGCGGCGGGGACCAGCTGAGCAAAACCAACCTGTACATCCGGGGCCTGCACCCGGGCACCACCGACCAGGACCTCGTCAAGCTGTGCCAGCC atacgGCAAAATCGTTTCCACGAAAGCCATCCTGGACAAGACGACCAACAAGTGCAAAG GCTACGGCTTTGTCGATTTCGACAGCCCCACGGCGGCGCAGAAGGCCGTGACGGCACTGAAGGCCAGCGGGGTGCAGGCCCAGATGGCAAAG CAACAGGAGCAGGACCCCACGAACCTGTACATCTCCAACCTGCCGCTCAGCGTGGACGAGCAGGAGCTGGAAGGGATGCTGAAACCCTTCGGGCAGGTGATCTCCACCCGCGTCCTGCGTGACCCCAACGGCACCAGCCGCGGTGTCGGCTTCGCCAG aatGGAGTCCACAGAAAAGTGTGAAGCCATCATCACCCACTTCAACGGGAAATACATCAAGACCCCCCCGGGGATCCCAG CCCCCTCAGATCCGCTGCTTTGCAAGTTTGCCGATGGGGGGCAGAAGAAGCGCCAGCCCCAGGGGAAATACGTGCAGAACGGGCGGGCCTGGCCGCGGGACGGCGACTCG AGTGGCATGACCTTGACCTACGACCCCACCACGGCTCTGCAGAACGG GTTCTACCCGACCCCCTACAGCCTGGCGCCCAACAGGATGATTGCTCAGACCACGCTCGCCCCTTACCTCCCGTCGCCCATGTCCTCCTACCAG GTTCACAGCCCGTCCTGGATGCACCACCAGTCGTACCTCATGCAGCCCACG GGGACGGTGCTGACGCCGACCATGGACCACACCATTTCCATCCAGCCTGCCTCCATGATGGGCCCCCTGACCCAGCAGCTGGGCCACCTCTCCCTCAGTAGCACTGGCACG tacATGCCagcggcagcagctctgcaaggAGCTTACATCCCTCAGTACACGCCCGTGCCTTCCTCCAGCATCTCAGTTGAG GAGAACAGCGGCCAGCAGAGCCAAGTGGCTGTCGAGTCTCCGTCAGACCACGCCGCCTACTCCTATCAGTACAGCAAGTAA
- the RBMS2 gene encoding RNA-binding motif, single-stranded-interacting protein 2 isoform X2, which translates to MLLSVQPRAAIATFGYNKTSKKPYVAVAQQMAPPSPSGSNNNSGGGGGGGGGGGGGGDQLSKTNLYIRGLHPGTTDQDLVKLCQPYGKIVSTKAILDKTTNKCKGYGFVDFDSPTAAQKAVTALKASGVQAQMAKQQEQDPTNLYISNLPLSVDEQELEGMLKPFGQVISTRVLRDPNGTSRGVGFARMESTEKCEAIITHFNGKYIKTPPGIPAPSDPLLCKFADGGQKKRQPQGKYVQNGRAWPRDGDSSGMTLTYDPTTALQNGFYPTPYSLAPNRMIAQTTLAPYLPSPMSSYQVHSPSWMHHQSYLMQPTGTVLTPTMDHTISIQPASMMGPLTQQLGHLSLSSTGTYMPAAAALQGAYIPQYTPVPSSSISVEENSGQQSQVAVESPSDHAAYSYQYSK; encoded by the exons CCTTATGTGGCAGTGGCCCAGCAGATGGCGCCCCCGAGTCCCAGCGGCAGCAACAACaacagcggcggcggcggcggcggcggtggGGGCGGCGGGGGCGGCGGGGACCAGCTGAGCAAAACCAACCTGTACATCCGGGGCCTGCACCCGGGCACCACCGACCAGGACCTCGTCAAGCTGTGCCAGCC atacgGCAAAATCGTTTCCACGAAAGCCATCCTGGACAAGACGACCAACAAGTGCAAAG GCTACGGCTTTGTCGATTTCGACAGCCCCACGGCGGCGCAGAAGGCCGTGACGGCACTGAAGGCCAGCGGGGTGCAGGCCCAGATGGCAAAG CAACAGGAGCAGGACCCCACGAACCTGTACATCTCCAACCTGCCGCTCAGCGTGGACGAGCAGGAGCTGGAAGGGATGCTGAAACCCTTCGGGCAGGTGATCTCCACCCGCGTCCTGCGTGACCCCAACGGCACCAGCCGCGGTGTCGGCTTCGCCAG aatGGAGTCCACAGAAAAGTGTGAAGCCATCATCACCCACTTCAACGGGAAATACATCAAGACCCCCCCGGGGATCCCAG CCCCCTCAGATCCGCTGCTTTGCAAGTTTGCCGATGGGGGGCAGAAGAAGCGCCAGCCCCAGGGGAAATACGTGCAGAACGGGCGGGCCTGGCCGCGGGACGGCGACTCG AGTGGCATGACCTTGACCTACGACCCCACCACGGCTCTGCAGAACGG GTTCTACCCGACCCCCTACAGCCTGGCGCCCAACAGGATGATTGCTCAGACCACGCTCGCCCCTTACCTCCCGTCGCCCATGTCCTCCTACCAG GTTCACAGCCCGTCCTGGATGCACCACCAGTCGTACCTCATGCAGCCCACG GGGACGGTGCTGACGCCGACCATGGACCACACCATTTCCATCCAGCCTGCCTCCATGATGGGCCCCCTGACCCAGCAGCTGGGCCACCTCTCCCTCAGTAGCACTGGCACG tacATGCCagcggcagcagctctgcaaggAGCTTACATCCCTCAGTACACGCCCGTGCCTTCCTCCAGCATCTCAGTTGAG GAGAACAGCGGCCAGCAGAGCCAAGTGGCTGTCGAGTCTCCGTCAGACCACGCCGCCTACTCCTATCAGTACAGCAAGTAA